The genomic window CGAGCAACAACCCCGGCAGCAGGCGTCCAGAGAGCACGCGTTCAGGTAGCAGGTGAGGTGATGAAGGAGAGGAAGCGGACATGGGGGACTCCGGGTGGAAGACGGCGGCAAAGTTTCAACAACGCTCACAGTTTAATAGCTCCACCAGCGCGGTTGGCGATGCTGGTCCGAACGCGACGCATCTGCCGGTCAGGTAAGCCGCGACGAGCGTTCTTGTTCTCCGACAGGGCTTTGGGAATTTGCAGGTCTATCGGGTGGTTTGTTACCGAGAGCGAACCCGGGCATGACGATGCATAGAGAACGAGAAGCCGATCGTTTCCCTCGCACAGGACCCCGATCGGTGAAGGGATTTTGATTGCCTAGGGAACGGATAACCCGCCCAATTTAACGGATCACTCGTCGTCAGCCAGACAGGGACAGTCTTCTGCATTGGAAGCAGCCGTCAATGGATTGCGACGATGACAACCACAGGAGTCGATCGGTGAAAACCAACATAATGCGAAGTGTAGCGTTAGCGCTAGGCTTTAGCGTCGCAACCGTCGCTCAGGCGCAGTACAACGGTTATCCGGCAGCCCCCGGATACGCCGCACCACAGCAGCCTGCCAGCGCGGTGCCGGTGCACCCCAGCCTACAAAACAACCCCGGCGCGCAAGCTTGGAATAACTACCGCCCGCCGGCGAACCAGCCATTCCGTACCGCTTCGACCGGTTCCGGATACGCGCCGCAAAACCTGCCCGCGCCGAGTCAATCTGCACCCCAACCCGCTCCGGCTTATGGTCATCAGCCCACGCCGGTGCAGGGATCGGTGACCTACGGCGCCCCGGTTGCGGACAGCAACTGCACCAGCTGCAACGGCCCCCAGGTCGGGCAGGTGTACACGCAAGCCGCCGCGTCGCCTTGGGCCGGCGAACCGCCGATCGAATACGGAGCGCCGATGGCCTGTGCGCCGGCACCGGCGATCGGTCCGGCCCCGCTGCGCAACTGGTTTGGTGGAGCCAACCTGTTGTTCTTGGACTTGGAAGAAAACTGCGACCGGCGGTTGCTGTTCGACTCCGCCATGCCGCTCGGCACAGCCCTCAGCACCGGGCAGGTCGACCCCGGTTCGAACGTCGCGTTTGAAACCTTCTTCGGACGGTACTTCAATTGCGGCCAGCACGCCCTGATGGCCAACTACTTCTTCTTCGACCCGACTTCGGAAACCGCCCGCGTCGACGCCGGCGCCGGAGCCAACGGTCGAAACATGAACGTCAACATCGACTACCGGGCCGCGATGCCGTCCTGGAACAACATCATGTACGACGTTGGCGAGGACATGATGCCGGGCAACGACATGCCCATCTACACGCTGTTCGAAGGCGACGTCCGCTACCGCACGTCCCGCGACGTGGCGTTTCAGGGCATC from Roseimaritima ulvae includes these protein-coding regions:
- a CDS encoding BBP7 family outer membrane beta-barrel protein; this encodes MKTNIMRSVALALGFSVATVAQAQYNGYPAAPGYAAPQQPASAVPVHPSLQNNPGAQAWNNYRPPANQPFRTASTGSGYAPQNLPAPSQSAPQPAPAYGHQPTPVQGSVTYGAPVADSNCTSCNGPQVGQVYTQAAASPWAGEPPIEYGAPMACAPAPAIGPAPLRNWFGGANLLFLDLEENCDRRLLFDSAMPLGTALSTGQVDPGSNVAFETFFGRYFNCGQHALMANYFFFDPTSETARVDAGAGANGRNMNVNIDYRAAMPSWNNIMYDVGEDMMPGNDMPIYTLFEGDVRYRTSRDVAFQGIELNLVSFGLGGARRAACGPLSTACGGDCGPTPGCGGACGPMVPPCGSKLQIQTTHGLRWFQFKDSFEFATSQTDTSYGTTSDDLYYNVDTENNLFGYQFGARLDYCLGHKLNVYVGTKMGIYANDAQFRSRLGTAQTAGYVSNYYPTIQGESVVVDNSETVLATLGELDLGLGYRFNNCWSVRGGYRLYGISGVATSTGSIADDLANLPEAGKVCADQSLLLHGGYIGAEYNW